The genome window ACTACGTCACCAAGCCCTTCGGGATGCGCGAGCTGCAGGCGCGGGTCCGGGCGGTCCTGCGCCGCGGCGCCCCCGCAGCGGCGGCCGTGGAGTGCGTGGCCTTCGGCGACGTCACCATCGACTTCCGCCGCCAGGAAGCCACGCGCGGCGGCCAACCCGTGAAGCTCTCCAGCCGGGAGTTCGCGGTGCTCAAGTACCTGGCGGCCCGGGAGCGGGAAGTGGTGTCCCGCAACCAACTCCTGGACGAGGTCTGGGGCTACGACGCCTTCCCCACCACCCGCACGGTGGACAACTACATCCTCTCCCTCCGCAAGAAGCTGGAGGCCGACCCCGCCAACCCCGCGCACCTCCTCACGGTGCACACGAACGGGTACAAGTTTGTGAGGGGATAGGCTGTAGGCTGTAGGCTGTAGGTCCGGAGGGATTCTTGTTGGGGTCGGGGTCGGTATCGGGGTCGGGGTCGGTATCGGGGTCGGTATCGCAATCGCTATCGGTATCGCAATCGCTATCGGTATCGCAATCGCTATCGGTATCGCAATCGGGGTCGGTATCGCTTTCGGGGTGGACATCGGCGTCGCCATCGGGCCTGGAAGAGCGGGGTTTCGTCGCGGCCTGCCGGGAGCGGGGACCACCAGACGGCCTGCCTTGCGGAGTGCGGCGCGCAGGCTGCCGGAGGGATGCCCCGCGTCCTGCGGAGTGCGGCGCGAAGGCTTCTGGAGGGGGCCCCGCGCCCCGCGGAGTGCGGCGCGACGGCTGCCGGAGGAGGCCCCGCGTCCTGCGGAGTGCGGCGCGAAGGCTGCCGGAGCGCCGCTTTGACCGCGCCGCGCAGGCCGCCGGAGCGGCGCGGCCCGCCGAGCCGGCAGCCATTCCCTGAAGACGGCGCTCCGGAAGCCTGCGCGCCTTGCTTATCGGGTCTGTTTCAAAGCGGCGCTCCGGAAGCCTGCGCGCCGCACTCCCCAGGCCGATCCCCCCGACTCCGGCCGCCTTCGCGCCGCACTCCCCAGGCCGATTCCCCTCCTCCGGCAGCCTTCGCGCCGCACTCCCCAGGCCGATCCCCCCGACTCCGGCCGCCTCCGCGCCGCACTCCCCAGGCCGAGTCCCCTCACGTCGTCTCATCCGGCCGTCCTTTTCGTCCTTTTAGTCCTTTTGGTCCTTTCGTCCTTTCCCGCCACCCCCCTGCCCCTCCGACAAAACTTTGACCTCGCCGTGACAACCCCGTGACAAACACCCTCCCAGGAACGGCGATACTGCAACCGTGCGATAAATTTTTCCCGAAAAGGAGGGAGACATGCAAAAGCGGGTTTTCGGACTGTTCACCGGGTTGTTGCTGTTGGCGGGCACGGCCTTCGGCGCCATCGGCGCCGTGGGCGGAATCGCCATCGGGGCCGCCATCCCCACGGGGTCGGAAACGCTCTACCGGACGGAACGCCCCTGAGGCCGCCGTGATTCGCGCCCTGCGCCTATTCCGGATCATCCTGTTGGCTTGGGAGACGGGCTTCTCCGCCAACGCGACCGTGCCCCGGGGCGGGCCTTCCACCCACCCCGGGGCCGTCACAGGAACCGTGGGAGGAAATCATGCACCGCTTGACTTGGATCTGGGTCTTGTTCATAGTGATGGTGTTCGTTCGCGCGGCCGTGGCCTCGATGAAGGACGGTGAACTGGCGGAGGCGGCCCGACCCCTGGGCGCCGACCTGGCCCGAGACCTGGGCGGGGACGGCAAGCCGGACCTCTTCCTCTGGCTGGACACCGACGGCCGGGCCCGTCGCATGCTCTACCTCGACGGCGCGAAGGGGGAACCGGACGTGGTCGACCTGAATCCCGGGGACCTTTCCCGAGGCCCGCACCTGGTGATCTTCCTGGACGGCTTCGGCTACGACGTGGTCCGCGCGTACTGGGAGGAAGGGGGGCTCCGGCTCTTCCCCCCGCCGTCCCGGGTGATCGCCCCCTACCCCGCCATGACGGACCTCTGCCTGACCGCCGCTCTGGGCCTTCCCCGCTGCCGCGCCTACGAGGCGGCGGGGTTCGACCCCGCGGCCAACCGCACCGAGGGCGGGGTGTGGGACTACGTCCGGGGTCTGAACCAGCCTTACAACCGCGTCCTCGACTACCGGCGCAGCCCCCTCCTGGACGGGTTCACCTACCTCCTGCCCGGGTGCGCCTTCACGTCGGAGTCGGGGCGCTGCGTCCGGCGGTTCCTCGAGACCCGCCGGGACGCCTTTTTCGGATACCTCGTCAGCTCCGCGGGGATGAGCACCCGCCGGGGCGCCGAAGGTCAGCGCCAGTGCCTCCGGCGGCTCGAAGCGCTGCTTTACGAGGTGGTCCGCGAGACCCGGGGTCGGTGTACCCTGACGGTTCTGTCGGATCACGGCCACACCTACACCCCCTCCCGCCCC of Acidobacteriota bacterium contains these proteins:
- a CDS encoding response regulator transcription factor, with protein sequence MARILVIEDDPAIRMGLEAGLSADGHEVKTAGDGEKGLQAARREGIDLILLDLMLPRKSGEDICRELRAAGVRTPIIMLTSKKEEIDKVVGLELGADDYVTKPFGMRELQARVRAVLRRGAPAAAAVECVAFGDVTIDFRRQEATRGGQPVKLSSREFAVLKYLAAREREVVSRNQLLDEVWGYDAFPTTRTVDNYILSLRKKLEADPANPAHLLTVHTNGYKFVRG